From Glycine max cultivar Williams 82 chromosome 11, Glycine_max_v4.0, whole genome shotgun sequence, the proteins below share one genomic window:
- the LOC100815562 gene encoding ankyrin repeat domain-containing protein, chloroplastic: protein MFHVSTIALNPQPHNFLFPLPVSTSRNLPLSQTLHFPRNWNLRSLSPSLHLTYDDSDDHVIGDCVVFEDGVFDEPVFHNHHLNSDNLAVDKPKPKPGRSWRKKVEETLGENLVPDKWREVQAEINITKREMRKIAREVEFNSKVEKKRRGLIPLRDMNLDDYKAYKEAKLAQMKLLDYASCSPVGQNVPEAEPEFNRGGEEVAEAEPELNAGERVEPKNPRWAVYGRGLEDVTEFFNSDNYDPTAKTLGGRRKLFNKEEKVLLNKRIPDLAAATSDKWLPLHTLAACGEFYLLDSLLKHNVDINAVDRDGLTALHRAIIGKKQAITNYLLRNSANPFVQDNEGATLMHYAVLTASTQTVKILLLYNVDINLPDNYGWTPLHLAVQAQRTDLVRLLLIKGADKTLKNEDGLTPLDLCLYNGQCARTYELIKLFKQPQRRLRHVSV from the exons ATGTTCCATGTTTCCACCATTGCGCTCAATCCTCAACCTCACAATTTCCTCTTTCCACTCCCCGTTTCTACTTCCCGCAACCTCCCACTTTCACAAACCCTCCATTTCCCCAGAAACTGGAATCTCCGCTCTCTCTCTCCATCGCTGCACCTAACATACGACGATTCCGACGACCACGTCATCGGCGACTGCGTCGTGTTCGAGGACGGCGTTTTCGACGAACCCGTTTTCCACAACCACCACCTCAATTCCGACAATCTCGCCGTCGATAAGCCCAAGCCCAAGCCCGGGCGCAGTTGGAGGAAAAAAGTGGAGGAGACATTGGGCGAGAATTTGGTCCCGGACAAGTGGCGAGAGGTACAGGCGGAGATAAACATAACGAAGAGGGAGATGCGGAAGATAGCGCGGGAAGTGGAGTTCAACAGCAAGGttgaaaagaagagaagaggtTTGATTCCTCTTAGGGATATGAACTTAGATGACTACAAGGCTTACAAGGAGGCCAAATTGGCTCAGATGAAGCTTCTCGATTACGCCTCTTGTTCTCCGGTGGGCCAAAATGTCCCTGAGGCTGAACCTGAATTCAATCGCGGTGGTGAAGAGGTGGCTGAGGCTGAACCTGAATTGAACGCCGGTGAACGTGTAGAGCCTAAGAACCCTAGATGGGCTGTTTATGGGAGGGGTTTGGAAGATGTCACTGAGTTTTTCAATAGTGACAACTATGACCCTACTGCTAAAACTCTTGGAG GTCGGCGGAAGTTGTTTAATAAGGAGGAGAAGGTTTTGTTGAATAAGAGAATACCAGACTTGGCAGCTGCTACTTCA GATAAATGGCTTCCTCTGCACACTCTTGCTGCATGTGGAGAATTTTACCTTTTAGATTCTCTGTTGAAGCACAATGTTGATATCAATGCTGTGGATAGG GATGGTTTGACTGCCCTTCACAGAGCAATAATTGGAAAAAAGCAGGCCATAACCAATTATCTCCTGAGAAACTCAGCTAATCCCTTTGTACAGGATAAT GAGGGAGCCACATTGATGCACTATGCTGTACTAACAGCTTCTACCCAGACAGTTAAAATACTCTTATTGTATAATGTGGATATAAATCTCCCGGACAAT TATGGCTGGACACCATTGCATCTTGCTGTTCAAGCTCAGAGGACAGATTTAGTGAGGCTTTTGCTGATTAAAGGTGCTGATAAGACATTAAAAAACGAG GATGGTTTAACTCCTCTTGACCTTTGCCTTTACAATGGTCAATGTGCCAGAACATATGAACTAATCAAGTTGTTTAAGCAGCCTCAAAGACGTCTTAGACATGTATCAGTGTGA
- the LOC100500323 gene encoding ankyrin repeat domain-containing protein — MEATTMFRFFSAVMVNPKPHKLFSSLSIFPSATAPRHFQSLKFPTKQNAHSENRDIGDRVVFDDGIFESGAVFQNDSNLTTNTPKRRPSPRTKVTRITRENLVPDKWREVQSETKITINERRKKKKNIRGLVPLRDANKIEVEKKLSRYKDVNWDEYKSSKKAKLRQISPLVLKNPSTFPVKENLPEPHFNGERVEPKNPRGVLHGKGLEDVIQFFNSGSYNPSYNTSLEGRRKLFAITKEEVLLLNKRMPDLAIATSGKWLPLHTLAAGGELYLLDSLLKHNVDINAVDKDGLTALHKAIGKKRVITNYLLKNSANPFVRDKEGATLMHYAVQTASIETIELLLLYNVDINLQDNDGWTPLHLAVQTQRPNLVRLLLLKGADKTLRNKDGLTPLDFCLYSGQSFQTYVLIKLLKQPQGSL, encoded by the exons ATGGAAGCCACTACTATGTTCCGTTTTTTCTCTGCCGTTATGGTCAATCCTAAACCTCACAAACTCTTCTCTTCCCTCTCTATCTTCCCTTCCGCCACCGCTCCCCGCCACTTTCAATCCCTCAAATTCCCCACTAAACAGAACGCTCACTCTGAAAACCGCGATATTGGCGACCGCGTCGTCTTCGATGACGGCATCTTCGAAAGCGGCGCCGTTTTCCAAAACGACAGCAATCTCACCACTAACACACCCAAACGCAGACCCAGCCCAAGGACAAAAGTGACGCGGATAACGCGTGAGAATTTGGTTCCGGACAAGTGGAGAGAAGTTCAGTCAGAGACCAAAATCACCATTAACGAGAGgcgcaagaagaagaagaacataaGAGGGTTGGTTCCTCTAAGGGATGCAAACAAAATCGAGGTTGAGAAGAAGTTGAGTCGCTACAAGGATGTAAATTGGGACGAGTACAAGTCTTCTAAGAAGGCTAAATTGAGACAGATCAGTCCTCTGGTTCTCAAGAACCCTTCTACATTTCCCGTCAAAGAGAACCTTCCAGAACCTCACTTCAATGGCGAGCGTGTTGAGCCTAAGAATCCCAGAGGTGTCCTTCACGGGAAGGGTTTGGAGGATGTCATTCAGTTTTTCAATAGTGGAAGCTATAACCCTAGTTATAACACCTCTCTTGAAG GTCGTCGGAAGTTGTTTGCTATTACTAAGGAGGAGGTGTTGTTGTTGAACAAGCGAATGCCCGACTTGGCAATTGCTACTTCA GGTAAATGGCTTCCTCTGCACACTCTTGCTGCGGGCGGAGAACTTTACCTTTTAGATTCTTTGTTGAAGCATAATGTTGATATCAATGCTGTGGATAAG GATGGTTTGACTGCCCTTCACAAAGCAATTGGCAAAAAGCGGGTCATAACCAATTATCTCCTAAAAAACTCAGCTAATCCCTTTGTCCGGGACAAA GAGGGGGCCACCTTGATGCACTATGCCGTACAAACAGCTTCTATTGAGACAATTGAATTACTATTATTGTATAATGTGGATATAAATCTTCAAGACAAT GATGGTTGGACACCATTACATCTTGCTGTTCAAACTCAGAGACCAAATTTAGTGAGGCTTCTGCTGCTTAAAGGTGCTGATAAGACATTAAGAAACAAG GATGGTTTAACTCCGCTTGATTTTTGTCTTTACTCTGGTCAAAGTTTCCAAACATATGTGCTAATCAAGTTGTTAAAGCAGCCTCAAGGGAGTCTTTGA
- the LOC100816098 gene encoding bifunctional nuclease 2, translating into MLGSRFCVRTLSGVGSAAADHTNVATTARSVPCSVAVDFSPLHLSPLRSRRRFRCRRSILISCNSSRRRSSSDNSHDNNNKNDYLEASLLLSETFSHYHMWKHRFQPEFQWKSSTPSIPLSRTDSSLLRHGFLQRFKNPTIFLRISCDGDYILPIVVGQIAIEKLMDAESEQESVECPDQYQFVENLVGRLDHEVIMVRITERVVSTYFARLYLSQPGKTDLISVDARPSDAINVANRCKAPIYVSKEIVFTDAIRIGYGMGGAHNKKAIYDVLLDSAIDGPDLVAQELSMMHNMHSAIKQERFKDAAIWRDKLANLRKSTHEL; encoded by the exons ATGCTGGGTTCACGTTTCTGCGTCCGCACGTTATCCGGCGTGGGCTCTGCCGCAGCGGATCACACGAATGTCGCCACCACCGCCCGCTCCGTTCCGTGCTCCGTCGCCGTCGACTTCTCGCCGCTCCACCTCTCACCGCTCCGGTCCCGCCGCCGCTTCCGCTGCCGCAGATCTATCCTCATTTCCTGCAATTCCTCTCGCCGCAGATCCAGCTCCGACAACTCTcacgacaacaacaacaaaaacgaTTATCTCGAAGCTTCTCTCCTTCTCTCAG AAACATTCTCCCACTATCATATGTGGAAGCATAGATTTCAACCGGAGTTTCAATGGAAATCGTCTACACCGTCAATTCCTTTGTCCAGAACGGATAGTAGTTTATTGAGACATGGCTTCTTACAGCGTTTCAAAAATCCTACGATTTTTCTCAGGATTTCTTGCGATGGAGACTATATTCTGCCCATTGTTGTAG GGCAGATTGCTATTGAGAAACTTATGGATGCGGAATCTGAACAAGAAAGTGTG GAATGTCCTGACCAGTACCAGTTTGTGGAAAACCTAGTTGGAAGACTAGACCATGAA GTGATAATGGTGAGAATTACAGAGAGAGTAGTCAGCACTTACTTTGCCAGATTATACCTTAGCCAG CCAGGGAAAACTGATCTTATCAGTGTGGATGCACGTCCCTCAGATGCCATTAATGTTGCAAATAGATGCAAG GCTCCAATATATGTAAGTAAAGAAATTGTTTTCACAGATGCTATCAGAATCGGTTATGGAATGGGCGGAGCGCATAATAAAAAGGCTATTTATGATGTATTGCTCGACAG TGCTATAGATGGTCCAGATTTGGTAGCTCAAGAACTAAGTATGATGCATAATATGCATTCAGCTATCAAACAGGAAAGATTTAAAGATGCAG CTATATGGCGAGACAAACTTGCAAATCTTCGTAAATCAACCCATGAGCTCTAA